One Vicia villosa cultivar HV-30 ecotype Madison, WI linkage group LG5, Vvil1.0, whole genome shotgun sequence genomic window, ACTATGTCAAAAGTATATATTCATTGGTTATTCACATAAATACGATCTCTtgctttatatattataaatattgtaATATAAGAAATTTACTATTCTTGAGAGTATATTACAACTTTtaaagtattattattattattattattattattattattattattattattattattattattattattattattattattattattattattattattattatgttataaaatatttaatttgtttgAAAGTCTATGTTAATTTCTAAAATAACATCTAGAAAAAATGTGAGAATCAATTTAgcttttcaaaaagaaaaaatttaaccttaaaaaaaaaattgggacTACGTTATAGTTTAATTGGCTGATGAAGGAAAgatagagaaaaaataaaataaaataaaataaaataaataggttTAATAATATATTCTATTTAAGATATTATTTTGGCCGTATCTTTCTGATTTGCAAAGAATATGATCattaagcatatatatatatatatatatatatatatatatatatatatatatatatatatatatatatatatatatatatatatatatatatatatatatatatatatatatatatatatatacctcaaTGTGGAATACGTGACCTAATAGGAAGTATCGAGTCTCGAGGTTATTTTCTCTACCATTACCCTGAGAGTTTTCGATCGTGACTAACTTGGTTTGGATGCCTAAATGTTGGCAAAATACTCTCATTGTTGAATTGGCAAACTGACTTTCATTATCTGAGAAAATACATTTTGTTACTCCAAACCTACAAATTAtttgttttgaataaaaatacCTTACTCGTTCCATAGTGATTTTCAACCGCGCCTCTAGTTCaatccatttagtgaagtaatgTTCACCAGAAGTAAATATTTTAGCTGTCATAGGGTCAAGGAGAATGATCTCATAATGTCAATTTCCCACATATTAATGGCTATGGCGAGGTCACTAAATGGATGACCCTGGTTGGAGTGTGACGTATGTTTGAAAATTGTTGGCACTTGTAGCACTTATTGACAAAGTTGACGTCGAACCTTGGCAAACTGGACTAGTAATATCCAACCCTTAATAACTTATTCTCCAATTATTTTCCTCCTATGTGGCTCCCATACACGTCTTCGTGCACCTCCATCAGTACCAATACCTTCTAATTCTCATAAAGGCACCTCAACATTAATAATACTCTTTCCTTCTTGTATAATTTCCCTGCAACCAAAtaaattttatagaattttttttattcttctcgCCTCCTTTTCATTTGAGGGAACATGTTCACTTGAAAGTATTAGAATTTAGGTGTCATCCATCCATTGTCGTATATTTTTTCCCTCGACACAAATGTTaccttaaaaaatttgaaatttctataCAACTTTTGAACATTCTACAAATATTTTACCATGTGTATTTCTTCCGTATTGCTTTCGGTTATTACTCACCTTGAACTCAATTATGGTCTAGAATTTGTCTAAGTTGGTTGTGGTGGGGATTCTCATGTAAATTATGGTCTAGAATTTGTCTAAGTTGGCTTTGACTCCCTTTCTAGCTAACATGAAGCACATGAAATTTCTTGTTTGGACCTCGGAAGAGCCTTTGGACAAGCTTAGGTGCATGTTATACCTCATAAAGGATAGTAAGATGTCTTCCAAATATTCATAGTGTTTCTTCTCATATGGAATCTTtactaccatgtcatctatgtatacttcaAAGTTCTTCCATATATGTTATACAAACACCCCGTCCACATGTCTCTAGTAGGTGAAACTAAAATTCTTAAGACCAAAGGCCGTCACATCATAATAATCATTGAAATTATTGGTCATGAAGGAAGTATTGAATGAGTCCAAGGGGTTCATCTTGATTTTGTGGTCCTCTAAGAACATGTCCATAAAATTGAGCAATTTGTATCCTAAGAAAATGTTAATCAACTTGACTATGTTGGGTAAGGGATATGGATCTTTGGAACATACCAGATTGAGATAAGTTACGTCTACACATATCCTCCATTTATCTTGATTATTTTGCTTCATTTGTAAAAGTGAAGTTCATCtgtatttttatgttctgtagtATTTTCTATATTTGTATATTGATATTTGATTCTATCGATTTATTTGTAATTTGATTACTTGTTGTAGTATTGAGCCTTGAGTTACTCCTTACACTCAATTAGAATTGAACCTGTTGCAATTTTTTTTAGCTTAAGCAAGTTGGTCAAATTCAAATATTTGTGCCTTGAATCACAAAATAGAAATACTAAAATAAAGAGTTTTTTAAGCTTGTTTCGAATCAAAGATATGGCTAATTTGATTTAGTAGTTCAATTGTTCTAGACGATGAAAATATCCTTTAAGATATTTTCTCCCTTTCCTTTTGTTACCAATCATTCATTTGTTATTGGTTTTAAGAGAATAGAAGGAAAGTTGGTAAGAGAGAGTATAAGGAAAGTAGAGGAGAAGGAGATGAAAATATTGAGCATGTTTCcatacaaagaaaataacacattaAATACTTTAGTCTTTCTTTATTGTGTGAATGCACACATGTTTAATGTCGAGAAGCTTAAGTTGGGTGATATTTTAGAAACCCTGTAGAGCCGAGTGGATCCATAAGATAAGGAACCCGCTAAGACTTATGGTGTTTCAAAGACTTTCATTTTGTTGTTCTTCTGCTATTGTACGAATGCACGTATGTTTAATGCCTTAGGTGATTCTATGCAGGTGAAAGGAAAGGATAAGCTTTTCTAATGATTTTTCACAGACTTTCATTTTGCTGTTATTCCGTTGTGGATGTTGTACATATGTATATTATGTATATACCTCTTAGTTTTTATTAGGCACCCTTGTATAACATGTGTCATATTGTACATTATTCCTTTAAACATGTATATATAATGTTGTCGTTAGGCACTTATGTGTAATAATATCAATTAACACTATATGTAATATATTTCTAGATGTATATTATAGGTGGTTGTTACAGTCCACCTTGATGAAATCACAACATTGTATGACTcaaataatgattaaataaatttttgaaaattaactatgatttgaatcatgtgaCTACTTAATTTAAATCACATTTTTCAAACTATGATCTGAATCAAACAAGCTATTTCTAGATTTTATCATCCTAATTCAGGTCATTATTTCATCTAATTCAAATCATAACTTTATGATCTGACTCGATTCAATTTCTCAGTATCTCACCTATTTTGTGCTTAACCTTTAGTACCTATATAAATCATTTTCATCATCCTCTCCAAAAACAGAACAATTGAAGTTAATGTTGTTCATCAATTTGAAAATAATCAGAAACCATACTTTCATAAATCTAGAAAATATTGTGTGTTGATTGAGAATAATCATAAACCATACTTTCACACCTTCTCTCTCAAGTAAAACTAGTAGAAAAACTACATAGTGTGTTGATTTAGTTAGACCTGTTTTAAGAGTTATGTGAGTTTCTTCAAGATAGtcaatcatcttcaaccttgaacCAAGAAACCCCATTGTTGTTGTACACAACTCTAGTGACTAAGTGTGAGAGGTAGATACAAAGTACATTGGGGATATAATCTTATTTGTGAATCTTTTTAAGTGTATTAGATTGAAGATTGGATATTGTGATTATGGTGCTTGGAGATTGACTTCCAACAAGAAAATTTTATTGTGTTCTCCATTGAATTCATATAACCAAGTGAAGGTAGTTGCAGGATAAAGTTGGGAGATTTCCAAGATCCTTGAGTAGAACAAAGGCTCGTAGAAAGTATCAATAGAGTTAAGTGAAAACTACTGCAGATTAGAATCTTGGAGCGCAACTTTGGATCTAGCAGAAAAATTGGGTAAAGATCAAGTGAAGATCTTGTGAATTTAGAAGTTTTGAATGTTCTACAACAACAGAAGGGAAATCCATATTTAGACATGTATTGGCTTAAGCAATTTGGCTTGAAATATTGAGTGTTAATTGATTGTCAATTGTAAGAAAATATCTTGTATACTAATTTGAAAAATAGCGAAAGATGTAACAAATTTTTAGTGGGTTGCCATTGAATACTGGACTAAGTGCAAAGAAAGGACAAACATACTGAACTTATATAAACCTTGGATACTCTGTGTATGTCTGTGTCTATCTATCTATTTATCTATATATCTatttgtgtgtgtgtatatatatatatatatatatatatatatatatatatatatatatatatatatatatatcttttacaTTTCAGTATAGATTTTCACGACTTAGACTTTATCACTTTCAAGAATCACATGTTAATAGATTTTTATATACTTATAGAGATTTATTATGTAAGTGTAGGTCTATGATAGATCTAGTAGTTTGAATCTACTTTATACGATTATGACTGTATAAACAGTTAATGTTAGATTGTTTGTtcaattaatcaaaattcaaagGCGAGAACAATTCAATGGGCGTGTTCAATAGAACTCCCATATTAAAAGGCAGAATTTGTACATTTAGAAATGATTTCATGTTTGTTTACTTGATATCAGTTGATTAAATGACTTTGAATTATTTGAAGCAATCTAAGATTATTTAGTTAACAAGACATATGGTCAtcaatttagagatttgaattAACTTTATCTAACTAGAATTTTGTTGACAATATGTTAAGGTCTATGTGTAGGAAATGCCAACCTAGCCACATGACTTGACAatattatatatttcaattttgtttgaaaaactgATTTATCATAAAGCTTGAAGCATTTGAATCTAATCTAAACAAAGAAAAAATTTAATGAATAGAAAATAAGTATCTCCTTGAAAACCTCTTCTTCCAAGGTCACCCTAAATGAAGATGTAGACAGTTCATATGAAGAATCTTCGTAAGACAAATTTGGTGTGTTCATCATTCCTATTAATAGTTATATGAAAATATACTAAGCAATATAATTTGAGTGTACTAAATCATTGTCAATGTTGAACCAATTACCAAATTTGTTGAAGCTTAAGTTCAAGTGAAGAAGtagctaatatttttttaatggcaAGACGCATGCACAAAATTCAAAATGAGTGTctgtttcaattcattaatatcTAATTGAAAGATCATCAACACGAGCAAATGAAGACGTGtccaatcacatttttttatcGTATTGTTCTTTTTCTATAAATGTTTAGTTGTTTAGTAATGTTACTTGTGCAACAAGTTAAATATTAGATGACATTGGTATGGTCATTCTTCTCTCTCCTTAATCTTTTTGTAGTATGTCTGATTTATCTTAATTGTTAGAATGTTTTATATGTTGTTTAAGTAAGATTTTTTTATCTACTATTTGAGGTAATTTGATTGCATAATATATTCATAGCATGTCTTTTTGCATCATTAGCATAACATCAAAATTTTCATTTGCATCAATTgtttttcaattggcatcaaaataaattttcatatgcattaaaatctttatttgcactaaatatttttatttaaaacttttaatcaaattttcattaaaGTAAATTTTAgcatttcaattttatttaattttttggcaGATGATTCAAAACACCCTTTAGtttgatttaaataaaaaaaaaaggaaatgcgCATCTGATTCAAATAACCACCTTGCTTTAACCAAATTAATAATTATGGTAATTCTCAACATTTCGCCTCTTCCAACTTGATTCGAATCGCCAAATAACTTGATTCAAATAAAAAAGAGCCATTGTTGAGTTTTGCTAAATTATGATTCAAATCATACAAATGCTTGATTCAAATCAATTAAATTTCCACTTTTAGTTCAAATCATCTTTCACCTTGATTTGAATAATTCTAAATCAATACTAGTTGTTAAAACCTTTCTACTTCTCATCTCATTCATTCATTCCATTATAATTaagtttcaattttcaattttcattcattcatttatGCATTCCACCTCTTTTTCCCTCCAACCTTCAAATCTCCAACCTTCATCATTCAACTTAAATCAACTCGAGTTCATCATTGCTCATCATGTTTTCATCATTCATCAATGGGAAATTCTAAGAAATAAATGTATAAGCCACAAGAGAAACGTCCTAGTTCATCTTCTCAACCACCTCTAGTTCCAACTTAATGGAAAAGATTCGTCCAGACCAAAAAATAAGGTAATTCTCTCAAATTGATATGTTCATGTTGCTGGTTCTACTTCTTATACTCTAAATTTCTCTGTCATTTTGCATAAGGTGAATCACCTCATATTTTTGGATGAGTTCAAATTTTTTTTCCGCAAATATTCTTTAACAAAAGTCATGATCAAGAGTATTTTGTCACTAATAAATCTGAGACAACATTAAAAATGGACTTTTTGTAACTTTTTAAGAATCATAATCTATTGAAATTTTTGGGTGTTGAAGAATATTTAGCAAGTGTACTAAAAATGTCACCGAATAATAAAATCTAAGTTTGTATCaacagagattgttttattttaacaaaGCAATTTAAAAGTACTAGAATTATAAAATAGTGGGATTTCGTGAGAGTtggtttaaaacaaaaattaaacaaaGTGTTGAAAAATTATAAGATTAAAGGCAATCAGACTTTAATTTGAATCCCTTTGTATGTCACTATTGATGAAGGTGTTATTTGTCTAAATTAATTTTCTTTGTAATTACAATGATTTGCAAAGTCATTATATTCAATTATGGTCCTATATAATTCAATTTTCTTTGATGTATAATTCACTATTTTACACAACAAATCACTAATCTCTTAGGTCAGTATGAAGTTATAAAAGGAAAATTTGATACGTTAAAGAAGAAATACATGAATTTCTGAGCAGAATTTGGTCTTCAATTGAGAAAGATCGTCAATCCTTGCTCCTAAAACTCTTTCACAAGTCAAAGTCTCTAAAATCTAATTTTCCTTCTTTTAGGATTGGGAAAAAACTCAATTCCACAATTCAGCATTGTAACAGTGTCATAATTTTCGTCTATTTTGACTCCGATTTAGACTTTGCCTTATTCATAAAAGTTATAGATATGGTCAAAATACTACACATAATCATGATGTAAATTATGCTGAAATAGTTATTTCCTTCGCAATTTATTCACTTTTTCATCTTTGTGTTGTTTCttcacttcttcattttcttcctaTTTCTTCATAAAACTTAAACATAATCTactaaaaatcatcaaaaacatatgcaaatgcttaataaaattatatgattattttagGTCATTACAACTCCAAATTTACAATGTTACTCGTCCTTAAAAAACTCATTCATAACCGTGATCTTCCTCGAAAATTTGTACTTACTAAACCAATGACAAACATCAATCATTGTCGAGATATCACTTTTGTTTATGCCTTCAATCTAACATAATCCAAAGAGCTTTTCTTCAACTTTTTGTATACTCAACCTTCTTTCAATCTCACTTGTCACTCTTATTTAAAACAATATGGTAAACACTCATTCACATAAATTGACATCAAACCTATGAATTTGtatgatttttaaaaatttgcCACTTTCTATTCAAAAACACGCATTTGAGATCTTTCAAAGATTATAATGTGGCTTTTGTTAGAGCGGAATATATTTGACAAATAAATTTGTctcaaatataagaaaaaaaaatttaaatttctatGATAttaaatataagcaaaaaaaaatcaatatttattacATTCAATGTCACTATTTCAAtatttggtagggagaaccacggttcgatcccccgcaactgcgatcgggagggggatggaaccacttgatgccagaactcgcccccgaaccggactaaaccggtgctataaagcaaaaaaaaatgtCACTATTTCAAATATACCCTACAATTTTTTACATTATAAATGTTTGTAACAATTTCCAAAGCAAAAAATAGGGGTAGAATTAGAAAGAATTAAATGCATTGAGACATTCTCCTTAAAGGGTGAGTTTTTTTGCAAATTTACTTATATTTGAGACTGGAGGGAGTACCTTCCCATTATTAGGCAATCCTTAAATATTCTTCTTTTGTAAACGATGGATACTagaatttaaatattcttttttaagTGATGGATACTAGAActtcaaaaatgttttcttcttagCAATTTTTTTCGAAGAAAACAACCTAAATAAACTCATCATTAATAACATCTTACATTATTGtaacaaaaaattgaaattcaTGATTCTCTATTAATTAAAATGGCACTGTTGACCATTTTATTAATTCATGAttctttattaattaaaatttattttgttttcctAAATTActtattttatgtaaaaaaaaataaaatagagttaATAATTGTTATGTAACATCAGTATGCATAAAAAATGTACACATGTCATTAAATCACCTCTCATTATATAGataattctaaaaatatttttgtaaatgacataCGACAATTGACAGTGGCATAATAATGAAATATGATTAAACAAATATGTAATTTATTGTTACACTGACAAAATATACCAATAAAATCCAACTCAAAATTGGTATGACAAATGTCTTATATATcataaatgtttaaaaaaatgaagATAATCATAGCTACACAACATTGACAATGATTTCTTGACAAAAGTATTATAGTAGAAGTACTGTTGCACTTTGTGATGTATCTATTTCAGCCATGAATGAGAACCATGCTATGAAATAATCACTCTGCTGCCACTAATGTTGTTGGTAATGGTATACTTCTTATTCCACACTTCAAGACCAAATTAATTGCACCTTTTATAATATAACACATAGTAAAATCTTTGCAACTTTCTGGTATAccatatttctttttctttagtACTGGATAAGggttgaaatgcaaaagattgtataaaattttataaaaatgaagtAACTAGTTGAACCAAGGGGACCAACCTTTGCACTATGCACAAAAGAGCATCCTCTCTGCATCACACTGAGGGATGATTTTACAAATCTTTATCTCCTATAAATCTTTGTTGAACTACACCcagaaaaagaataataaaataaaaaatgaaaattatagaCAATCAAAATCCTTCAACAACACTAGCCTTTCTAGAGGCTGAGGTTAATGACTTGCGGCTTTCTTGCCTGTCAAGCTCCTCCAAATATAGGGTAGAAGAAAAGGCGTGATGCGGAAGTTGAATCGGCACTCCCGACCATCTTGGAGGCGAAACAGATACCAGGGCTCTGGCTGATGGTGAAGGAGAGAAACTTGATCTTGATGCAGGGTGGATGATAGCGTCGAGACTTGGTGATCTTGACATTTGTTTTGTAGAGGTTTGTGCTGGTTCTTGCAATGGGAATTTAGAAGAATGCTTCAAATCTTGTATCTTTTTTAGAATTTCAACGACGGTTCCCATGGTTGGTCTTTCTGATGGCTCCATTTGAAGGCACCTTTGTGCAATGTTAGCTATGGTTCTTGCAGCTTTAGAAGGAAATCGACCTTTGAGCTGAGGATCCATGATCATTGACAAACGATGATTATCTGATAGGAAAGGCCTGCTCCACTTCACCAAATTCCTCTCTTCCTTGGGGTGACGGCTATCGAGATTCTTTCTTCCTGTAAGTAGCTCTAGAAGAAAAATTCCAAAACTCCATACGTTGCTTTTTGGAGTGAGCAATCCTTTCTCAAGTGTCTCCATGGATAGGTTTCCAACGGCCTGAGCAATAATAAATTCATGAACATGATGAATGCGAACAGAAATTATGGAACAGATGTTCATGATaaatatgatgaaaatatagAGGGTATTGCAAAATATCAAAGGTATTTTAGAGGAACACTACAGTATAAATTAAAGCACTTACAGATGAACTGCTTGAAATCTCTTCCTTGGGAACATGTCCAACACAGCCATACCCTGAAAGCTTTGCACTGAAATCTTTGTCAATCTGTATGTTGGCAGTTGAGAATTCATTATACATTGCCTGCAGACACAAAAGAGCTATGTCAACAAAAAGAATAACGCACACTTGATTAAATAATGTGCTAAAGGGAGGTCAATCGAAACAAAACAACTAATCATGAAATCCTTGAAATAATACAGTCCATATATTTGATCATATAGCACCAAGTACCGACACTTCACATTGAAAGCATGTCTGGTGTCTGACACGTGTTAGAGTACGACACCAACACATACAAATAGAAAATGAAGACATAACGACACGAGGTTTCTTCAGTTCATTACATAATTCAATATAATTTCATACTAATTACCTGAAAAGGCCCTTCTTCATGCAAGAAAGAAAGACCTAGTGCAGCACATATTGCAATTTTCATTCTTGTATTCCAATCAATTGATGGTCCATCAGATCTCCCATACAATAGGCGGTCCAAGCTTCCATGGTGTAGCTTCTCATAAACCAACATTCTATGTTCCGAACCATCACGAGCGTGAAATCCTAGTACTCTACAGAGGTTTGGATGCCGCAAAGATGCAAGAGTATTAACCTCATTTATGAATTCCTTCAAGCCCTGAAAAAAGGCACATAATTTTAATCCAAAAGTAATTTAGAGTTTTTATGTAACAAAATTCACAACACTAACAGTAACTTGTAACTGAAATTATGCCTTCAATTAGAAAGTATGCAATTCTTAACAGTTTTTTAACACCGCGAGGATTTGACAATATATTCACATGCATAGTTTTTTCTCCCCAAACAGAACCAATCAAATCCGCGGACACCCATACATACAAGGGAATGGTACAAAATAACTGTCACAAACATTTATCTTAATATCAGAAACAATAGCCCACAAGTACTGATGATAGGGCAAAAAGAAACATCACTAACCCAGTGCATTTTGGTAAAAGAAAAACATGTAGAATAATTAAGAATCGATTTTGCTCACCATAAAAGCCAAGAATTGTAGCTTCATGGTTCATGTGTATTCGAGGATAATAACAATTTACCTTTAGTGAATCCAACAACATGTTTTATTATCAACTGACATTTTAAAATCACTAACATGCAAATGGGGGATGTAATCACTAATTAGGCAATTAATAATTTGTATGCATAGAATACTgagaaatgaaattaaaatactGCACTACAGAAAAAAAAAGTACCTGAGTTGATGAGTGAAGGCGTGTAAAACTAAAATACTGCAATACAGAGAAAAGTACCTGATTTGATGGGCGAAGGCGTGTGACCGTGGCTTCAAACTTTTTTGAACTTGAAGCATCGTCACCAAAGGAAGCTTTATAGATGGTGGACGAAAGAGATTCTGACATGTATCGATCTGAAGAGAAATTGTGGCAAGCAGCAGCAAGCTCGTCgtaagaaaaatttctaagtgacCCAGTTGGTGGAAGCGGCAGAGGTCCAGAAGCATATAAGGGACCACTAGCTGTCCCCAACTTAAAGCTCCCAATAGCCTTCAGCGTACCACCACCCTTGGGAGATGGAAGCGGTAAAGGCTGTGGACTAGGCGAACGCTGCTCCTTCACTGATGCAGCTCGATATTTTGGCTCTTCTTCCTCATATTCAATTGAGACCAAAGCATCTTGGTCTGCTTCATCGAGAGATGATGGAGCAGACAATGCTCGTATTCTATTGTTATTGACTCTAACACTGGTTTGAATAGGTTTCACTCTGATCTTAAAACTAGGAGGCGCTGACTGGAGTGAACGAGTATGAGTTTGAGGTTCAGGCAGTACTGTTGGAGAATCCTCGCCAGGGCTTACGCGTTTTACATACACAATCTGATCagactttttcttctttctcttcaatATAGGAAAACACCCCATCGTATGTACAGAACTAGAATGTTATAGAAAACTGTTTATGTctgcaaaaacaaaataaaagaaccaTAAATAAAAGTTATATCCGAAACACTTTACTGAAATTAAACATAAACATTCTAAATCACATAAGAAATCATGCAAACATGTGTTTTCCAAAGACATGGAGTGACACCACATTCTAAATTTCCTATCTCATTAAAATAAACTAGGCACTTGATAGAAAAAAAAGGCTTAAAAGAAAATGGTGAAGCATGTGCCTATCATATTTTATTCCTAACTCTTGTATCTGGGCAGTGTGCCAATGAGATTCCCGCCACGCCTACTCCTCACTGCCTCGATGCTTCACAATGGACATTAGGCTCCCTGCCCCTCAGAGATCCATACTATCAGAATACAATGAAATTAAGATTCCTAAACTCCAGCACAATTCCAGGGAGTTGGAGTGTGTCTGAGTAATTCCGGAATCAAAACAAAACTCCATGTGACCTGTATTGGTGGAGCAAGGCTTCGAACAATCACGATTGAAGAAATTTGGATTATGAAGTGCCTAACaacctatgaagcacggacaccgaAAACACGACACTAACACGTCAACACCGATAATAATTtaagaaattaataaattaatcgtaatcacaagtgtcggtgtcTGTTTTGGCCACCAACGCTGTCGCAGACACATcttttcagaggtgtcggtgctacagCACTAACGACTATCTTTGATTAGTCCAATGGAAAAGTAACtacaaaaacaatttttaacCCCATTTTTCTTCATTCCTAATTCAGAACTATTACTACAATTAGTAAACAATTggttaatcaatcaatcaatcaccTAACCTCATTTCCATCTTATATCCATCATAGTCCAAAAACAATAATTGaccaaattatattatttttcccATCTCACTATCCAATTTCTACAACAaatattcaataaataaaaccaaaaaaaaaatatataaacgcGTGTATATACCAATGAACAAAACCACTCAATTGCTAAACCCTTACTAGTTCTACTGCATGAATCTCCACATCAAAAACTACATGAATCAAAACCAACTCAGATCCATAATATCAATGAAATTTCAACATAAACTTATTCAATCAATTCACTTTAACATATCAaggtaacaaaaaaaaaatgaaatttcatCAAACAATAATTACAAACCgattaaaaaaaatcaccaaaaccaAAACCTAAATTCCGAACAAAAATTTCCACAGATAAACGCTAAAATTGCACGAATCGAAGGGAAAGTATCACAAATTCACAAACCTGAAGGAGAAATGGTAGCTCATGCAATTCTCAGTGAAGCGATCAAAGGTGGAAGAAATGGTAAAAATTTATGGAAATTTTGTGTGGTTTCGATTCGTCCACGATTGAACTCTTATAGAGTCAAAGAAAGCAGATTGAAAAAGCTGCGAAGTGAAGGTTTTAGAGAGAGAAAGTAGAAGaatattgagagagagagagagaaagagagagagagagagagagagagagaatgggaaaTAAATTAACAATGGTCAAAGATGTATTCAAACCCCAAAGTTAGTTTatgttattaaaataaataaaataattaaacaccAATGACCAAATAagatttgttatttttatttaaattcaaatattggTATTGAAAATGATTGTAGATACACTCAATTACATATTAAGatttgaatgaaaaatattttttgctagaaaaaattgagatagatcatttctcataatatttatatattttttggtcAAAGAAATAAACATTTATAGTTGTAGTCaaatcaaaaatatttatatatataaagaaaacaaTTATGTTTTATGGTATTACATAtatagaaaatttgaaattcaaacaaattttactactttgaatttatttaatgatgttagtaaaaaaataaatacttatATTGGtagtcaaaacaaaaatatttgtataaagaaaaaattatattttatggtattatatatatagaaattttgaaatttaaataaattatactaCTTTCAATTTATTT contains:
- the LOC131601371 gene encoding probable serine/threonine-protein kinase PBL1 encodes the protein MGCFPILKRKKKKSDQIVYVKRVSPGEDSPTVLPEPQTHTRSLQSAPPSFKIRVKPIQTSVRVNNNRIRALSAPSSLDEADQDALVSIEYEEEEPKYRAASVKEQRSPSPQPLPLPSPKGGGTLKAIGSFKLGTASGPLYASGPLPLPPTGSLRNFSYDELAAACHNFSSDRYMSESLSSTIYKASFGDDASSSKKFEATVTRLRPSNQGLKEFINEVNTLASLRHPNLCRVLGFHARDGSEHRMLVYEKLHHGSLDRLLYGRSDGPSIDWNTRMKIAICAALGLSFLHEEGPFQAMYNEFSTANIQIDKDFSAKLSGYGCVGHVPKEEISSSSSAVGNLSMETLEKGLLTPKSNVWSFGIFLLELLTGRKNLDSRHPKEERNLVKWSRPFLSDNHRLSMIMDPQLKGRFPSKAARTIANIAQRCLQMEPSERPTMGTVVEILKKIQDLKHSSKFPLQEPAQTSTKQMSRSPSLDAIIHPASRSSFSPSPSARALVSVSPPRWSGVPIQLPHHAFSSTLYLEELDRQESRKSLTSASRKASVVEGF